The genomic window AAAATTCGTAAAGCGAATACCTTGCCGGGCCAATAAGTCCAAATTCGGAGTTTGGGAAGTAGGAAAGCTATCCGACTGCTGCGGAAAATTCTCATTTCGATAACAAGAGACATCATTATATCCCAAATCATCCGCTAATAAAATTATGATATTCGGCTTAGGAACAGCTTCCTCTTTTGCGTCACAACTTACGGTTGACAACATCAATGCGGCACTATTAACCGCAACAAAGATCTCTTTATAATTCATTTTATATAATCTAAATTCTAATAAATATATTCTCTAAATCACCAACCCGGATTTTGCTCTAAATTTGGATTCAAAGAGCGCTCACTATCAGGAATAGGTAATAAATCATAGTATTCCAAATAGCCGTTCGGGAATTTTGTCTCAATCACGCTTCCTTCATGATCCTTTATAATCATCGGATAAAGCTCCTTTCCTATTTTCCAACGCTTCACATCCGACCAGTAACGACCTTCCAACGCCAATTCTATTCTTCTTTCATGCCTTAGTTTCTCACGGGCCTCATCCCGAGATAAGGACAAAGGCAATGGGGAAATTTTCACGTCATCTCGTTCCGTACGGATCCGGTTTAATATAGCGATCGCCTCCGAAACATTTCCACCAGATTCAATAATCGCTTCCGCTTTCGACAATAGCACATCCGCATATCGCAAGATAATATCGTTAATATAAGACTGGCCGGCGGGAGGTAAATCCGCCTCGTTCTGAATCCGGTACTTACGAGTACTCAAATGTTTCAATCGATTACCCGCATGATTAAAAGCTCCCCCCGGATACAAATAACTAGGGAAACGATGTCCTAAAATATAAGAGCCCGGAAGCACAACCGTGAACGCTAAACGAGGATCACGGTTCTCATAAGGATTTTCCGGATCAATAGGGCTCCCATCCACGGTCTCATAAGCCGCCACCAAATCATCTGTAGGAACATAGCGACTACCACGTGTCCAACTACCGGTTCCCGTTCCGCAGTATTGATCCAGAAAAGTACCCTGTGAATTTTCACCCTCTATATATTGGATATCAAATAGAACCTCCTTATTTCCTTCATTAGCCGGATCGAACAATGTCGCATAACTATGAAACAAGCCATATTTCTTCAGAGCATCAATCTGATCTACACATTCCAAAACCGCCTTATACTTACCTTGATATAAATACGCACGCATTTTCATACCCAAGGCAGCGCCTTTCGTAGCACGTCCTTTCTCCGGAGCATCCGCACCTAAATTAGCGATGGCGACATCATAATCATCCAACGCCTGTTGCCATGTATCTTCTCGACTGGAACGCTTTAGGTTACGAGCCTCCGATGTTGAGATTTCTGAAAGTACGACAGGAACACCCCCATAAGTTTCCGCAAGTACCGAATAAGCCAATCCCCTCAAGAAATGAGCCTCGCCAACATACAACTTTTTCGCCTCCCCCGCTAATTCTATTTTTTCTAAACAAGCCAATAAATAATTAGCCCTAGAGATCATTTCATAACATCTTTTCCAACGAAAAGTAACGACACCGCCATCACTAGAGCTCAAACGTCCGGCTCCCAATTTATTGAAAACCTCGACAGTTCCCCAATTATATGCATTGGGAGTCGCACAATCTGTCATTCCAAACCCAAACAAACCTTGATCTATGACAGCGGTCTCCCTTAGACAAGCATACGTTCCATCTAACAGTAACTTAATATCCGATTCTTTTTCCGGAAAGTTAGCGGCCGTGATTTTATCCTCCGGATACAAATCCAGATAATTCTCCATACAACCACCAAAAGAGATCAATAACAAAAACGACAAACAATATATTATTAAACGTTTCATAGCTTTAGAAATTAAGATTTAAACCAAATGTGAATATTCTCGGTGTCGGATACGGAGAACCTCCCGCATCAAACGTATTTCTTTCCGGATCGTATCCCTCATAGCCTTTTTTCCACATAACCGTAAATAAATTCTGAGCATTAGCGTATACATAAAGCCGTTGCATTTTCAACTTTGAAGTAATCCTTTCCGGAAATGCATAACCCAATTGTAAGTTCTTCAATTTCAAGAAGTCAATCCGATGTACCCAAAATGAGGAGTCGTATCGATCCCAAGTAGAGTCATATCGAAGCATAGGGATACTAGAACCTGAATTCTCTGGTGTCCATGCGTCTCTCCAAAAGCCCGCGATTCGCATATACTCATATCCTAAGCGAGTCATTTCATTTTGAGTAAAGACATTCGCCTTTCCTAAACCCTGAAACAAGAGGCTCAGATCAAATCCCTTATAACGCAACCCTGCAGAAATACCATAAGTGATCTTCGGAATCGTATTTCCTAATACTTGCTTATCTTGATAGTCCAATTTTCCATCATTATTTACATCCTCATACTTCAAATTACCCATGGCAGGCTTATAGCCATTATTATGCATATGCTCTACCGCTTCTTCATCCGATTGGTAAATGCCAATCGCTTTATAACCATACAACGCTTTGTAAGGATATCCCTCACGGATCAAATACAGTTGATCCGGAGAATTACCACCTTGGAACTTTGTTACTTCATTATTTATGTAAGTAAAATTAAATCCTACATTAAATCCCAATCGATCCCTACTGGCTTCCAAATTATCATAATTCGCAACCAATTCAAAACCGTTATTTTTCATCTCCCCAACATTCTCGAAAGGCGCTGTCTTATCACCTAAGATATTGGAGATTGGTAATTGAACAATAATATCGGTAGTCTTTTTATTGAAATAGTCCGCTTCAATGCTTAATTTATTATTTAAGAAGCCCAGATCCAGACCAATATCTAGAGAAGAAGTTGTTTCCCAAGTAATATCCTCATCAACCAAGGCTGTTACAGCCGCACCCGGAGCCAAGGAACCTCCATAATTATAACTTAAATTATAATTCTGATTGATAACAGTTAAATAAGGCCAATACCCCTCGATCGTCTGGTTACCCAATTGTCCCCAAGAAGCTCGCAATTTCATGTTAGAAAAAATATTCACATTCTTAATGAAGCTTTCCTCACTCAACCGCCAACCAGCTGAGAAACCGGGAAAAACACCCCATCGATTACCTCGTTTGAAACGGGAGGAGGCATCCGCACGAAGATTCATCTCGAATAAATATTTATCAGCGAAAGCATAATTTAGACGACCGAAGTAAGAAGCCATACGTAATCCTTGCATATTACCCTTGCCCTGAATGCCATTCGTTCCCGCATCCACTTGGGTTAATCCGTCTTTAGCGGGATCCGTCCTACGTGCATATACGTTCTTAATATTATAATTTTCTAATTGAGCACCCAAGATTCCCGCGACCGAATGTTTTTCCACAAACTTCTTGCTATAGTTCAAGGTCGCATGAAAGTTATTACGCATAGTAGATATTTGCTCTCTACTCATCTCCAAGCCATCCCGGTTATAATTTATGGTCATTGTCTCTATACCGGAATCCGTGTATCCATAAAGGGTCTCATTATATTTATCGACCATTTTCCAATTGCCATTAGAGGCCCAAGTGACTTGCAAATTCAAGTCCTTCGTAAAGTCAACAGTAGCGAACGCATTTAACGACATATAATCCAAAGTCGTCTTGGTAGCGCCATTGGAAGCATCAATTAACGGGTTCCTGTTATCATACAATAAAGTTCCATCCTGCGCAATCGCCTCAACCGAACCAAAACGTCCATCTCTCGTATAAGGAGCGATAAAAGGGGCTGCTCCCGATTGTATAAAGAATACACGCGATAAATCAAACGGTTCTTGAGAATTCCGGCGTATATAATTTAAACGAGCGCCAACTTTCAACCACGAATTAACCTTATATTCCAGATTAGCCCGCATACCGAATCTCTCCGCATCTGTATTCGTAATAATACCCTCTTGCTTCAAATAATTTAAGGACAAAAAAGAAGATAATTTTTCCGAACCACCTCGAATTGATAAATTATGGCCTGTAATTAGAGCATTCCGATAAACGTGTTCGTACCAATCCGTATTCGGGTATTTATAAGGATCCGTGCCATTCTTGAAATCAGAGATCAAGGACTCGGGATATAAAGGACTCTCGCCACCATTAGCCAAGGCTTGGTTTGCCATGGTCATTAACTCCGCACTATTTGTCACCAGATCAAATCTCCGCCCCAACTGTTGTACACCTACATATGAGTTCAATTCCACATGCGTCTTCTCATTATTTTTACCCATCTTCGTCGTTACCAAAACGACTCCATTCGCTGCTTTCGATCCATAGATAGCTGCGCTAGCCGCATCCTTCAACACGGTGATACTCTCAATATCGCTTGGATTGATCTGACTAAAAACGCCTTCTACTCCATCAATAATTACCAACGGATCCGAGTTATTCAGCGTACCCCAACCCCGGATTCTTAACTGAGCGCCATCATCCCCCGGCTTTCCCGAATTTTGACTGATCCATACACCCGACACTTTACCAGAAAGGGCTTGTGAGGCATCCGTTATAGGCCGGTTTGCCAATTCCTCATCAAACTTCACGGAAGAAACAGATCCTGTCAAATTCACTTTCTTCTGAGTACCATAGCCAACAACGACAACCTCATCCAGTTGTTCACTATCCTCTGTCAGTGTAATCGTTAGGCTAGAACGATTATTCAAGGCTATTTCTTCTGTCTTATACCCTATATAAGAAATAGAGACCATCGCATTCGGACTTACCTCATTTAATAAAAAATGTCCGTCCATATCCGTAATCGTACCCGTTCTACTCCCCTTCACCAGTACATTTACACCAATGAGAGGTTCCCCATGAGTATCTTTCACAATACCAGTGACCGTGATTTTTTTAGCTTGCTGAATAGAAAGGGACGAGTTTTCTTTTTTCTCGTTCCTTCGTACGATAATTTGTCGGTTGTTGATAATATATTCAACATCCGTTCCTTTAAATAACCTTTCCAATATAACCTCAACGGACTTATCCCGTACGTCAAAATTTACCCTGCGATGCAAGTCGATATTAGCGCCATGATAAACAAAAACAAACTCACTATTTTTCTCAATGTGGTCAAATACATCCTTTATGGTACAATTATTCATACGGACTGTCAACGTGGTTTGTTCCGTCTGCAAGGTAGCGGCGTACACCGCAGAGCCTCCAGAACTGATCAAGCATAAGGCTAAACAAACACTTTTGAGAAAATGATTCGATTCTCTACAGAAATCATCTTTTTTTTTCATACATTTGTAATGTTTTTTCTTTAATACATAATTAATTGATTAAACGAAGTCTTTGAACCGGTGGATATGACGGTATCTTCCGGTTCTTTTTGTCAATTTTTCTTTTTAACACAAAGTCTTTTCACCAAATAGTTCTTTTACATAGGCAATCTATTTTAATATGATTATATTATTCTCTTTATCCGTCTCTTGTCGCAAGAATAGAGATTGACAAATAATCTCAACAACATCTTCCAAACTTCCTCGCAAATCAAGTTTACCGGAAAGAGGTATTTCCGCGATCTCTTTATCAAACACAATCGTACGCCCATAGTATCGGGCTAATTTATTTAAGACATCCCCAACCTTACGATCGTTCACTTGCATCAGATTATCTTTCCAACAGATATACTCAAACACATCCACTTCCTTAATAGATACCCCTTTATTTCCCAACTCTATCATCTGGTTAGGAGCTAGCACCTCTTTAACATGCTTATCATTCTCTACCTCCACCCGGCCTTCGACTAATACAACGGAAGCCTTCGGCTCATCTCCATAGACGCAAACATTAAATTGGGTACCGAGTACCTTTACATTAAACGCATTTGTCTTTACGATAAAAGGGCGGGAAGAATCTGGGGTAACATCCAAATAGGCTTCTCCCGTAACTAAGATCTCTCGTTTATCTTTAGCAAACACGGCCGGATAAATCACACGGGTATCGGCATTTACATATATCTGGGTACCATCTGAAAATATAATATTTGCCCGCTTGCCCTTCGGTACTATGATTTGATTCAAATTTCCAGTCTTAGTAGCTAATACTTTCTTCTTTATCTGAGAGTCTTTTACACTTGGTTTACCTATATTATCATGCGTAATTGTAGCCCCATTTTTAAGCTGTACCCAGCTTCCATTTTCCACCAGCACAATCTCATCGTCCGGCAAAGAGTCTATGCTCTTTTCTTCCAACAAAGCCAATGGCAAGGAGGATTTATCATCCCCCACCATCCAGAAATAACATCCTATGGCAAGGAGTAACACGACCGCCGCCGCCACAGAAGAAGCTAGATAGCGTATGCGTAAAACAAAGGTTTTACGGGGAGCTTTCAAACGTTCCTCGACCTTCTGCCATGAGGATAAAGCGAACTTGGAATCCAATTGTTCCACTTCTCGGACTTTACGCCATAAATCCTCTCCAGCTTGCCGGAATAAATCTTTTTCAAATATGTCTCGTTTCTTATTCACAGGTTACATTTTTATTCTTATTACGGATCAATTTGATTTTGGTACTCACTTTTGCGGAAAAAAACACAATTTTTCATATTCTTGTGTTTTGAAAAGCACGATCTTCCACACTCGCTATATATCGACACCCGGTATCCTTCCAATATACATAAATCACTAATAATATGATATTTACAGTTTTTCTTAGTATCAAACAAAAGTTTTCCGTACACTAAACCTTAGTTTACCTATAATAAAACAAAAGTTTCTTCAGTACGAAACTTTTGTTTTCCCTAAGGGAAACAACTCTTAAAGACTCCATTCCCTACTCACAAGCCTAAGTGATAAATTGCTTTCTTGCCATTCACCTTAAAACATGGTAGGTCAAGAGTGATAATTGTAGATATTTTTATATCTACAACCACCATGTAATATACTTATTTATAGGGCATATAAGACATAGTTGTAGATATGGTAGATATTTTCGCTTATGTAAGCATAGGGAATAAAACATAATGGATGCCCCCCATTATTAAAGCGTCCAGGGAAAACCACCTTCTTAACTTACTAAGCGTTCTGGATAATAAATTTTTACTCGATTGATAATTTATACCTAAGATCTCCGCAATCTCATCGTGTCCCAATCCATTTACATAATAAAGATAAATAATCTCTCTCTGGTGGGGGGAAAGTTTTGTCAAAGCCTTCATTAAGAGTTTAACCCGTTCGTCCGCTTCCGTCGTATCCAGTGAGATACGAGAAAATAATTCATCTGTTTGGAAAGTATCCTCATAAAGAGAGATGTCCTCCATCTTCCTGTTTTTCTCGATCGTATCATACAACTTATGCCTTAAAGTCTTGAGTAAGTAACCTTTGACATTTACAGTTGGAGATAAAGTCTCGTGGTTTTGAATCAATTTGATAAAAATATCCTGTACGCAATCTTCCACCAAGCTCTTGTCAGGAAGTAGCTTGATACCATAATTGCGCAATAAGGCGTAAAATCGGCAATACAGCTCACGGAAAGCTCTCATATCTCCCTTCAGACACAGTTCCCAAAGCCCCTCATCGGATATTTTCATATAGATCATGTAGAAATAACTCCCGCAGATTTGACGCAAACATACACAAAAACATTCGATTTTCAGATTAGCTAGAAGAGATTTTATAGAAAAACACGTGTATAACGCAAAATACATTATACACGTGTTCATTGAAATAATACGAAAAGGTTACTTATATCGCTTACTTTGCCAAGGGATCATACCCGTCTGGCGGATATGCTCCATCAAGCCATTGAACAAGTTTTTATAGGCAGCGGAAGAACGCTCTGCGATCGGGTTTTGCTCTTTAGGGTCTTCTTTCAGATTGAAGAATTGGATAGGTTCCCAAGGTGTGTTTTGTAAGATCTTATAATCTTTATAGCGAGATGCGTAATAGGCTTTACCACCATATCGGGAATTACCTTCCCTTCGCACCCAATGCACCATTCGATCTCCGGTATCTTGTTCCTCACCCCGTAAAAGAGGCAAGATACTGATACCGTCGATCTCATGCGATACAGGCACGGCTGTCAGATCGCATAAGGTCGGGAACATATCCGAAAGCATGACGAAATTATCACGTACCGCCGGACGGATCTGGTTCTTCCAATAAATACCTCCGGCTACCCGGATCCCTCCCTCGTACATATCCTGCTTCGCACCTCTGAACGGGCCGTTATTCGCACCCGCATCGTCCTGTCCTCCATTATCAGAGGTAAATATAATGATCGTATTCTCCAACTGGCCATTTTTCTTCAATGCCTCATACACACGTCCGACGTTGTAATCCAAATGCTCAATCAAGGCGACAATCTTAGCACGCTTCTCCGGAAGTGACGGTTCACGCTTTTTCACCTTTTCCAGCCATTCCTGAGGAGGTTGTATCGGGGTATGTGGGGCATTATAAGCTAGATACAAGAAGAAAGGCTCTTGCTTTTGCTTCATATCCGACAGGTAACGGATCGCCCAATCAGAGAAAATCTCTGTAGCATGTCCTTGTGGATCGATCTCTTTCAAGTTCTCACGCATATAATTATTTCCAAAACGACGATGGGTATAATAATCATCCATCATATCCCCTAAAAATCCCCGGTAGAAATCGAAACCCCTTTCCGTAGGGGTATTCGGAGACTCCAATCCTAGATTCCATTTTCCAACCATCGCATTATGATAGCCTCTTTTCTTCAACATCTGGGGTAATAATACGGCATCCTCCGACAGATACCCCCAGCTATCCTCTTTATGCGTACGAATAACTCCCGGTACACCTACCATATCCGGATAACGACCGGTTAATAACGAGGCTCTACTAGGAGAGGAGACCGGACAGTTCGCATGGAAATTCGTGAAACGAACTCCTTCATTTAATAATTTATCGATATGTGGAGTTTGAATGTCCTTGGCGGCTCCTTGACAGGACAAATCGCCATATCCCAAATCATCCACCAAAATCAGCAGGATATTCGGGCTATCCGGCAAAGCCTTTGTTTGTGCGGAAGCTGCGGAAAAAGCCAATCCGCAAGCCGCTGTTAGTATATATTTATTCATCTAATCTAGTGTTTTTAAATGTCCCATTACATCATATCACATACGGAAGGCTTGATCTTCATTCCTTTCTTATGTTTCTCACCGGCCTCGATCAGTAATTTCACGATCTCCGGATGCTTATCCGCCAGATTGAATCGCTCTGAGATATCTGTCTCCACGTTATACAACAAGGGTTCTGCCGGAGTCTCGATCTTACAGGTTCGCAGATATTGGTCCTTGATCGTCTTAAAATAATACTTCCACTCCCCTTTACGGATCGCCATCAACTCACTGCCCCACCAATAATAAACCTCATCACGGGCGGAATGCTTTTCCTCAAACAATAATCCGGTTTGATTCACGCCATCCAATACAAGATCTTTCGGTTGCTCGATACCCGCCATCGAGAGGAAAGTCGGATATAAATCCATCGAGGTCATAATCTCATCGTTGATCGCCGGATTGATTTTTCCCGGCATCCAACAAATGGCCGGAACCCGGAAGCCACCTTCCCACCAAGTACCCTTGCCATCCTTCAACGGACCTGCGGAACCGCCATTCTCATGCTCCGTCAGCCAAGGGCCGTTATCGCTGGTAAAAATAACAAACGTATTCTCGTCCAAGCCATTTTCACGCAGAGCCTTCAACACTTCACCAACGCTCCAGTCTATTTCCTCAACCACATCTCCGTACAGGCCTCGTTTGCTCGTTCCCTCGAAACGGGCATTCGTGTACAATGGGATATGCGGGAAGGTATGAGCGAAATAAAGGAAGAAAGGCTCCTTTGAATGATTCTTGATGAACGATACCGCTTTCTCCGTATAGCGACGGGTTAATTCTCCCTGATCCGGTTCCGATTCGATTTGCTTACCATCCACTATCAATGGAGTCGGTGGAAAATTCCGGGCATGCGCGCCTTTATTCTGAACGGGGCTCATATCATTGGAATAAGGTATGCCGAAATAGGTATCAAAACCATGATCCGTCGGTAAATAGGGAGAGAACGCTCCTAAATGC from Parabacteroides distasonis ATCC 8503 includes these protein-coding regions:
- a CDS encoding RagB/SusD family nutrient uptake outer membrane protein; the protein is MKRLIIYCLSFLLLISFGGCMENYLDLYPEDKITAANFPEKESDIKLLLDGTYACLRETAVIDQGLFGFGMTDCATPNAYNWGTVEVFNKLGAGRLSSSDGGVVTFRWKRCYEMISRANYLLACLEKIELAGEAKKLYVGEAHFLRGLAYSVLAETYGGVPVVLSEISTSEARNLKRSSREDTWQQALDDYDVAIANLGADAPEKGRATKGAALGMKMRAYLYQGKYKAVLECVDQIDALKKYGLFHSYATLFDPANEGNKEVLFDIQYIEGENSQGTFLDQYCGTGTGSWTRGSRYVPTDDLVAAYETVDGSPIDPENPYENRDPRLAFTVVLPGSYILGHRFPSYLYPGGAFNHAGNRLKHLSTRKYRIQNEADLPPAGQSYINDIILRYADVLLSKAEAIIESGGNVSEAIAILNRIRTERDDVKISPLPLSLSRDEAREKLRHERRIELALEGRYWSDVKRWKIGKELYPMIIKDHEGSVIETKFPNGYLEYYDLLPIPDSERSLNPNLEQNPGW
- a CDS encoding TonB-dependent receptor, with amino-acid sequence MKKKDDFCRESNHFLKSVCLALCLISSGGSAVYAATLQTEQTTLTVRMNNCTIKDVFDHIEKNSEFVFVYHGANIDLHRRVNFDVRDKSVEVILERLFKGTDVEYIINNRQIIVRRNEKKENSSLSIQQAKKITVTGIVKDTHGEPLIGVNVLVKGSRTGTITDMDGHFLLNEVSPNAMVSISYIGYKTEEIALNNRSSLTITLTEDSEQLDEVVVVGYGTQKKVNLTGSVSSVKFDEELANRPITDASQALSGKVSGVWISQNSGKPGDDGAQLRIRGWGTLNNSDPLVIIDGVEGVFSQINPSDIESITVLKDAASAAIYGSKAANGVVLVTTKMGKNNEKTHVELNSYVGVQQLGRRFDLVTNSAELMTMANQALANGGESPLYPESLISDFKNGTDPYKYPNTDWYEHVYRNALITGHNLSIRGGSEKLSSFLSLNYLKQEGIITNTDAERFGMRANLEYKVNSWLKVGARLNYIRRNSQEPFDLSRVFFIQSGAAPFIAPYTRDGRFGSVEAIAQDGTLLYDNRNPLIDASNGATKTTLDYMSLNAFATVDFTKDLNLQVTWASNGNWKMVDKYNETLYGYTDSGIETMTINYNRDGLEMSREQISTMRNNFHATLNYSKKFVEKHSVAGILGAQLENYNIKNVYARRTDPAKDGLTQVDAGTNGIQGKGNMQGLRMASYFGRLNYAFADKYLFEMNLRADASSRFKRGNRWGVFPGFSAGWRLSEESFIKNVNIFSNMKLRASWGQLGNQTIEGYWPYLTVINQNYNLSYNYGGSLAPGAAVTALVDEDITWETTSSLDIGLDLGFLNNKLSIEADYFNKKTTDIIVQLPISNILGDKTAPFENVGEMKNNGFELVANYDNLEASRDRLGFNVGFNFTYINNEVTKFQGGNSPDQLYLIREGYPYKALYGYKAIGIYQSDEEAVEHMHNNGYKPAMGNLKYEDVNNDGKLDYQDKQVLGNTIPKITYGISAGLRYKGFDLSLLFQGLGKANVFTQNEMTRLGYEYMRIAGFWRDAWTPENSGSSIPMLRYDSTWDRYDSSFWVHRIDFLKLKNLQLGYAFPERITSKLKMQRLYVYANAQNLFTVMWKKGYEGYDPERNTFDAGGSPYPTPRIFTFGLNLNF
- a CDS encoding FecR family protein, with the translated sequence MNKKRDIFEKDLFRQAGEDLWRKVREVEQLDSKFALSSWQKVEERLKAPRKTFVLRIRYLASSVAAAVVLLLAIGCYFWMVGDDKSSLPLALLEEKSIDSLPDDEIVLVENGSWVQLKNGATITHDNIGKPSVKDSQIKKKVLATKTGNLNQIIVPKGKRANIIFSDGTQIYVNADTRVIYPAVFAKDKREILVTGEAYLDVTPDSSRPFIVKTNAFNVKVLGTQFNVCVYGDEPKASVVLVEGRVEVENDKHVKEVLAPNQMIELGNKGVSIKEVDVFEYICWKDNLMQVNDRKVGDVLNKLARYYGRTIVFDKEIAEIPLSGKLDLRGSLEDVVEIICQSLFLRQETDKENNIIILK
- a CDS encoding RNA polymerase sigma factor; the protein is MKISDEGLWELCLKGDMRAFRELYCRFYALLRNYGIKLLPDKSLVEDCVQDIFIKLIQNHETLSPTVNVKGYLLKTLRHKLYDTIEKNRKMEDISLYEDTFQTDELFSRISLDTTEADERVKLLMKALTKLSPHQREIIYLYYVNGLGHDEIAEILGINYQSSKNLLSRTLSKLRRWFSLDALIMGGIHYVLFPMLT
- a CDS encoding sulfatase family protein: MNKYILTAACGLAFSAASAQTKALPDSPNILLILVDDLGYGDLSCQGAAKDIQTPHIDKLLNEGVRFTNFHANCPVSSPSRASLLTGRYPDMVGVPGVIRTHKEDSWGYLSEDAVLLPQMLKKRGYHNAMVGKWNLGLESPNTPTERGFDFYRGFLGDMMDDYYTHRRFGNNYMRENLKEIDPQGHATEIFSDWAIRYLSDMKQKQEPFFLYLAYNAPHTPIQPPQEWLEKVKKREPSLPEKRAKIVALIEHLDYNVGRVYEALKKNGQLENTIIIFTSDNGGQDDAGANNGPFRGAKQDMYEGGIRVAGGIYWKNQIRPAVRDNFVMLSDMFPTLCDLTAVPVSHEIDGISILPLLRGEEQDTGDRMVHWVRREGNSRYGGKAYYASRYKDYKILQNTPWEPIQFFNLKEDPKEQNPIAERSSAAYKNLFNGLMEHIRQTGMIPWQSKRYK
- a CDS encoding sulfatase family protein, encoding MKTLKSLSVLTAAVLSNSLSLNAASDAANKPNFVIIFCDDMGYGDLSCYGNPTIRTPNIDRMACEGMKLTQFYVGAGVSTPSRAALMTGRLPVRNGLYGDRVAVLFPNSKAGLGQDEVTIAKVLQQSGYATGCVGKWHLGAFSPYLPTDHGFDTYFGIPYSNDMSPVQNKGAHARNFPPTPLIVDGKQIESEPDQGELTRRYTEKAVSFIKNHSKEPFFLYFAHTFPHIPLYTNARFEGTSKRGLYGDVVEEIDWSVGEVLKALRENGLDENTFVIFTSDNGPWLTEHENGGSAGPLKDGKGTWWEGGFRVPAICWMPGKINPAINDEIMTSMDLYPTFLSMAGIEQPKDLVLDGVNQTGLLFEEKHSARDEVYYWWGSELMAIRKGEWKYYFKTIKDQYLRTCKIETPAEPLLYNVETDISERFNLADKHPEIVKLLIEAGEKHKKGMKIKPSVCDMM